The DNA window TGTGTTTGTAGGAGCTTTTGGATAGAATACTTGTAAACTTAGTTGTGTAGTGATTGTGATCAGACTTTAGGTGAAGTATGTTAACATTTCCCAAATCCATTATTCAAATTCTaaggtgattaatttttttttttttcattaccataagtttaatcaagttttcatttatctAGTTTTTCATagtacaagtaattttttttgtagtcaCGTATGCAGAGTGATTAATGTGTTCATTTTCAAATGCACAATGTCTAGgtatattgatgtatttttgcACTCTGTATTTGATGATTTTCATCTCAGAGTTGAAAGTTTTGCATGATGTACAAACTGTTTAGAGTACAGTACTATGTTGGTAATTTCCATGGGAGAGGAATAGGAATATCCAAGCATTTCCattgaataaattttcaaattgtttacaaaatatgTCATATTTGGTGGCCTAGCTAACttgtgaatataatttatatgtatgaacTGACAATTCTGTAGTATGCTTGATAGTGTTTGCTCTCAATAATGCCATTAATTTATCTTTCTGAGTAACAGTTTCAGGTAAATGTAGTTTATATTAAGTTTAAAACAATTTCTCTGGcaagttttaagtaaaatttttaagtaatgtgGCAATTGGGGAAATATatccaagatttttttcttcttccaggcCTCCAATGGACTATGGGATGCCAAGGGATTACAATAGATTCCCCATGGGTTCTTTGGCTCATGATCAGTACCAACCTCAGCCTCCGTATCATACTGCCCCTGGTCATTGGGATCAGCATGCCAGGTAAGTACAGTATTTGTTATGTAACATTTCAGCATGTGCTATCTTCCTTGTTGTTGTTAAGAGtcgtggggttgggggagggtcACTCTTCTGATATGGTTGTAGAGACTGTAAGGTAGAAGCAGTTCTGCTATGTTTCCAAGCAAGAACAAAATATTTCTCCTTATGAATTTCAAACAGTAGGTTCTCTCTCACATCTCAGCTTGTCTGAGTGCATTGGTCTGAAGACACAGTCCAAGAAATTGAAATCCATCTCTCAAACCTCCTAACAGAACATGACAGTGGATGCCCCATAGCAAATTCATGAGACAGTTTTTAGAAGAAACCCATGTAttataagaatttaaaatttcaagtcaTCAGGTAACTTTTAACCCTTGAAGGCCAGAAAGGAAAATTTCAAAACCCAAAGCATTCAGTCTTGTAGTATACATGAAATCTTAATGCTATTATAGTACCGAGGACAGGAACTTGGGAATTTAGCTAAAAATTATCTGCATTGAAATAGGTTTTTTCAATAGATGGTACCACACAGTCATGGTGGTACGTTCTCATAGGGCTCAactgaaggatttgttcttaaaatcTGAAGAGTATAGCAAGATAAGACATCTgaatagaaagagagaataggtatttaatgaaaattgaaaggtAGAATGAAGTGCAGAAGGGCCGAATGGACACTGCAAAGAGCTTTTAGTACTGGCAGTGGTGTGCTGTGTAAGGCTCATTGTAATGTTGATTTGATCTGCCTAGACAGAGACTAGCCAACCCATTGAGATACAAGAATTTACCTCAGTGGTTTATTAACTCACCTAATTACCCTATGTCAGTTAGTCTCACCAAGTGTACAGAAGTTGGTTGAATTTCAAATGCTGAAAAATTTCCTATTTGAGAATTGCATTACTATATAGTACTGTATTAAGATTAAACTGTCTTTCAGCATGGCTTGGCTGAGTCAGTAGAATATCAAGCAGACAGCTGTTTGTATTTTAAAACCCATCCATTATTGAATTGTTTTGTTTAGTTGTTTCTCTCACATTCCAAAGTAATTGCCATGGGGTAGAAATGGACTTAATACCAGATACAGTtataatttatcaaatatttgacCAAGATGCTATTATGAGTAACCAAACCATAGTTGGGTATTAATCCATTTCTGAGTTGAGgtcagtatagattttttttttagattagattgatttttcttttaggtaaaatttatatttttgttcagttttgtaaACTAACAGTTAcaacattcatttttcttcttaggTATAATCAAGGGAGGCCAGACAACTTCAAGCCTAATTTCAGAGGACGCCGAGGTCGAGGGGGATTCAGACAAGGGGAGAATTTTGATAATCGCAATCAAGATTATAGGTACCAGGATTTTAGATCACAACGTATGATGGATGATCGACGGGGTATTCAGACTGCGAGTGGCTGGGAGAGAGAAAGTAGACCAAGCTTCAATACAGAAATTCCAAGAGCTGATAGAAGTAATCGACACTTTGAGGGAGAAAGACGACGATATGGAGATGCCACTGATTGTGATGAAAGTAGAAGCCGAAGACACGATGATCATCATGCTCAAAATATATACAGTGATGAAGAATGGCGTCAATCAGATGAGGGTAGAAAAAGAGAAGATGACTCTGAACGACGTCGATTTGAAGGtcgaagaggaagagaagagaggaaagatgATTCTGATGACTATGATGACTTTAAAAGGTCGAGGAAAGATGCTGATAGTGGTAAAAGTTATGATAGAGGGTACAAGGATGATGATAGATCTGGTCGACATGAGAGAGATAGTAAGCCCAAAAGTGTCTCAAGGAGAGAAAGTCCAAGAGATGAAGACCTCCATTACCGTAGCAAATCATACGACTCACCaggtaaaaatcagaaaaaatcacCAGTTAGAGAACGAAGAGAGAAGGATAATGATAGAAGAGATAGAGACTATGATAGAAGAGATAGAGAAGTAGACAAAAGGGACAAAGAGGACAAGAGAGACCGTGAAGGTGATAGCAGGAGAGATAGAGATAGTGATAGCAGAAGGGACCGTGATAGTGACAGACGAGATTGGGAAAGCGATAGAAGAGACAGGGATTCTGATAAAAGGAGTAAAGAAAGTGATCGCAGAGAtgacaggagagaaagagagattggtAAACAAGAAAGTGACTCAAAAGACTATGATAGAAAAGATAGTTACAAAAGAGAAAAGGACCAAGATCGAAAGTTACGTGATGGTGACAGAAAAGATAAAGAGGGAGATAGGAGAGGAAGAGATCTTTCAAAGCGTGACAAGGATCCTTTgactaaagataaaaatgataaaagtggtGAAGAGACTAAAAAAGAGAAATCTTATGTTACAAGGTGGGACCATGGTGATATTAAACACAAGCCTGACCGGGATATCGAAAAGAAAAGTAAGTCACGAGAAAGGGAGGTGACCTATGGCCATGAAGAGAAAGAACACAAGAGGAAAAGTAGGCGTAAGGAAGAGAAGGATGAGGGCCatcatggaaaagaaaaatgtgacgGAGCCTCAGAGAATGACAGTGTGTCAAAgttagaaaagaagaaacaagacaaaaagaagaggaaaaaagaaagacgcAGAGCTTCCCAGGCTTCTACTGAGGCTTCACAAGGAGAGATATCTGGAGATGAGGgtgaagacaaaagaaagaagaaaaaacgtgacaagaaaagaaaagctaaGGGCTTATCTGCTGAAGAAGGACTAGAGGATGTGGGAGACAAAGCAGTTAGTGAAAATCTGTCAGGAAGTGATCCTAAAGAACCAGACAATACTGGATTGTCAGCTTCCTCTGCTGAAAAAGAGTCTGAAGCTGCTTTGCATGAAAGGTCACCTGATCCCAAACCAAGTGATGAAAGTCCTACAACACACTTACCTTTGCCTCCTTTATCTAAATGGGAGAGAGACGAAGACCTTACTTTGACACCTAAAGGCATTTCTGAAAACAAAGCccctgaagaagaaaagaaagttacagtTGATATTCTTAAACGTgctgaaaatacaattttctcgGGGAGAGGTTTGGCTTCtcgtaaagtgtttttggatccACAAAAGCAGAAAGAGGATGAAGAGCAAGTCAGAAGCCCAACACCTGAGTGGGAACGATCAGAACTTCGAGAAGCTAAAAGAAGAGGACCTTCAATTCAGATAACTATATCCTCAAAAACTGAATCTCAAATAGGTAGACCAAGGGGAGGAAGGTATCAGCCATCTAACCCAGAACATAATGACCAAAAGAGATATACACTTCGTTCCAGAAGGGGCTCAGATCTTGAAAAAGGTGAAAAGCAATCACGCAGTCAAACTCAAGCCTCAATCAAGTCCCGAAGgaagagtgaaaaagaaaactcaAAGGAAGAGAAGGATAATGACAATTACAATGACAAAGTTGATATAAATAGTGATTATAACTCatctgaaaagaaattgaatgatGACATGAGTAGCCCACTGATGAAggataatgaaatgaatagaGAGCCTGACAGTCCACACATGTCGGAAGCAAAAACATCTGAAGTAAATACTTGTGGAAATGTAGATGTTAAGTCTGAATTTCATGATAGTGAGGTAAAACAAGAGAGTATAACAGCACACAAAGGAGTTAAAAGACCTTCTTCATCATCAGCAGATGAACTTGATGTGAAAAGGTTAAAAACTGAAGATAATGGAGATGCAGTACCtctggaaaataatgattttgttcCAGAAAATAGTTCAAATGTTAACGAAAAAGACACTCATGCTCTTATGGATTCAGAATATCCAGTGCTCGAGGAAAACACCACGAAAGAGGAAGTGATGAATGTTGTAATAACAAATGCTCCAATAAGGAGTGTACTGTCTGATCCCTTGACCACCTTGGAGCAAGAGCTAGAAGAGGGTGAAATTCCTTCAGATTTTTCAGGAGATGAGGTCCCAAAAGAAGCAGTGGTAGATACTCCATTAGAATTACGAGGCATGGTACAAAGTGAAATGGTGGAGCAGCCTTTAAAGGCAGCACAACTCAGGTATTCTCCTATTCGTGTCCCTAGTCCAGTGGAGGAAGAAAGTAAATCTACAGAGGTGcttaaagtgaaagaaaaggccaagaagagaaagaaaaggaagaggtcTTCTAGTTCAAGTTCAAGCAATAGCAGTTCTTCctccagtagtagcagtagtagtgaagaagaagaaattgtgaaaaagaagaagaagaagaagaaaaagaagaaggctGCTGTTTTGAGTGAATCAAGTGATGGAGAGTCTCAAAGAAagcacaagaaaaagaagaaagataaaaagaaaaagaagaagaagtcaaagaaaaagagTGATAAATAAACTGGTTTGTTATCGTTAAGTTAATCAAaaaccaaagaggaaaaaatgtgtaaaaaggtccatattttttttataggaagttgtatattgtatatgtacagtaagttgtatatatttaaaagaatattccCTCTGTTTTATAGGGATGTATATTCAGATGTGatataatatttactttcatGATTCTTCTGGTCTCAGAAGTTTGTGTTGTGGATTAATTAGATTTTTCTATTGTGGTTAATGTTATGTCATTTTGTTTCACCTTCTTGAATGAGTACTGTGCATATTTGATATGCTGTATATGATATGATACCtcgtattttgtatatttggtatgaaatgtaaatattgtacctaattgtaataaatattactgttttgtatatgtgatttttataacattttgtatCGTATAGGATTTCTATGGCAAAAGTCTACTTAGCTATGTACTTAGCTAtggaaataacacacacactacATTCGTAAGAACAATGAACAGACAGGAATGAGAGCCATGTTCTGTTATTTGTATAACTAATCATGCTGCTTTAATAGTTTTCAAAGacaaatacaatgaaatttaatttgatgCAAGGACTTAGtcaaaattttactattttctcaAAAGCTGGTTCTGATGAAAGTAGCCAACAAgatataattttagataaaaaggtCTTCCAATTTATTCCAttctaaacattttaatttatttatcccAAAGAGTGTGCACATTGGCTTCTGTGTGAAATCTTATTGAAAACTGGGAGTAAAAGAGATTTGTTGAAATATCAAGAGATCAGCTGTTTTTGCAAGTAGAAACAAATCTAACAGACGTAAACAGTTGCTTTTGATGTGAACTAACGTTTAATTCTATGAAATTACCTGAAAGTCTGCAACCTTTCAAAGAAGAAAATGCTTTTGTGTGAAAACCTTAGGatctaatttaaataaaattaataatcttaCACATGCAAATAAAGGCTAGAAAATAGAGCCAGTAAATGCCCACGAGTATACCCTTATACAGGCTAATTCAAACTTGGAAATGGAGGCCTGTGGTGTGACGCTATAACAAGGCAAAAGTTTGAGAGCATCTTTCGCAACATGGCTAGTTGAGACACCCTATTACCTAGCAGCCAGATACAGCAGCATGCACTCATTAccaaaggatgtttgcagcgtccctttgacccctagctgcatccgctttttaaccttttacttgacctccacttcctttcattttttcagtcgTGTCCAACACCTCTTAAGTGTTACTTTGTGTAActggttttcttccagttcttgTTACTTTGTGTAACTCTGGTTTTCTCCTAGttctacctttagatccttgaATTTTTCCTTATGCTGCTCTCTAACTTACTACCTAGCCACTTTAACTCCCTCTCTTTTTTCGgtctttaagcgctgaatggtcgaaagtgtACCAGTGGTAAGTTGAGAGACTAAATTTGATCAATGAAAGGGTTCTTTTAAAATAGAttacaaacaaggaaaaaattttttaaggaaCCTGTGTAACCGTGTCGATTGACAATGAAAAGAGTAGGACATTGACTCGACATTTTGAAAAAGATTATGGAAGAATGAGGGAAAAATTGCCATAACCTTCTCAGATTAAGCTAACCCTGAGATAGCCATCCAATTGGAAAATCCATATATTTAAACGTAAATTGGATTGCCGTGTGTTAAAATGATTACATTGTGGAATTACAACCTTTAAAGGAACATGATCCCAAGTTACTGGAAACTGACGAAATTTCAAAATAACGCACTTttcatgttaaaatatttatttgatatgcactatcatttattatttattccggGTATCAATATTATTAGGAGGGACTGTAATGACTGACATGTTTAAAAAATTAACGTTTCAAGATTATCAAAATCTTAAGGAACTCTGAAGAATATAgcaaatgataattttcttattttataatatttatattttgtacacaAGATAAAATGCTGCATTATaaacttttgttatttgtaaCCTGAAAAATCAGGCCACTAAAGCAAATCTTTGTAAGTAATACGATTGAATTTATGAAAGATACCATCACCTCGGAGTTCTAACGTCAGTTGCCATTTTTCCAGTTCCCCTTTCAAACGCAGTGACTTGAATAACAAGCTGAATGAACATACTATACAGTAGGTATTATAACAGCTCCATTCTTAGAActgatttatgtgtgtgtgtgtgtatatatatatatatatatatatatatatatatatatatatatatatatatatatatatagaaatgaaaaaaaatgtggtcTCCATCTGGAAGCGTTGCATCTAGGAAACTGCATCTGTGGATGTAGTTGTTCTCATCATCCTTTTCTCTTACCTTTGAACCATATGAGGTCAGACATAAGGGCCACTCAAGGAAGCACAGAAGATAAGGGCAGGCAGTAATAGAAAATTATAAAGCATGAGAGTCGACGCGGAAATACTGATTGAAGTAAGAATTCAGATGCTGGTAATCATATGAAAGGATTGTATTATGTCACAGAAGGAGATTAAGTAACCAGAACAATATCAATAGAAAAAGAGAACAAGGCATTACCGAAATACCGACGGGCTAAGTCTGAAGGATGCACCACTGAAGTAATATTTCCGAGAGGATCGTTTGATGCTTAAAATAATGACTATGTGGCCTTGGTAATCTACTTAGTATTATACACAGCTATTCCAACAACTGTCAATGATTGGCATTTTTTATCAGCAGCCGACATAAAAATGGTTAATcgttacatattcatatattaaagGGACCACTGTCACAAAAAGCAACGATCAGTCGCTGGTGCCAGGGTGTTGATTATTGTTAAATCGAGGTAATTTGTCTGGCCTGCATGCTATCGTTCCCACATTCTGTAGACTTGCTGTCAAGGCTTTAGCTCTTTCTTGCTTGACTTCAAAGGTTATTTTAGAATCCTATAAGACATTATTTAGAAAGCGTACATTTTCCATTTGACTGCAGGTTGGGTTCCATCGTAAGGATGGCAGTTGAAGTGTTTCATAGAATGAGGAAACTGTTAATTATAACCCCGAAACCATCTTACACTTGTTTTATTAGAATTGCCATTGCATTGGTGTCATTTAGTTGTAACACATCAGAAGAGTTAATTTTGTAAGATTGCTAAACAAAAATAGAGTTCCTGCACCCACAATTGTTAGATACATTGATCGATGGGAAAATTTCTGGCGCATGGCGAGCGGAGCGGGAGTGAGGCGCAGCAGTAGAGTTGTTCAGGATGTAAACAGTGGCACGGTGTCTGTGACGTCAGTTGCACCATGTCTAGCAGTGATGGCGCCCACTCGTTAAGGAGGCATCCGCTGAGGTCTccaaagaaaactaagaaaagtgATGACAGGGGCGGTAAATCACAAAATTTAAATGTGCACAACAAAAATTTTTACATCGCGTCATACCCGCTGGTGTTCTTATTTAACATTTTCCGCACGCTGCTCTACcaaatctttttaatattaaaaacgttGTTCAGGGCGAGTACGTACTTAGTTCAAACACAAACAGAGGCAGCAGCGGCCGTTCCAACGTCGGTGATAATAACGGAACTAGATAGTGGTGGTGGGGGTGTGGGCGTAGGTGGCAGTGCCTCTGGAGGATTGGGGCAAGTTGAAGAAGGTGCCCAGGACGAAGTTTGTATTCCGTTGATGAGTGGAGAAAATATGCCTCCCAAAGTTTTGTCTAATCCTGGACCAGGTGATCCTCTTCTGGCTAAGCAAAAGCACCATCATCGAAAAGCCTTCGAGTACATTTCGAAGGCGCTGAAAATTGacgaggaaaatgaaggtaagCGAACAAGTTTAAATTTCTTACTCCTTAGGTTATCATACAGTGAAATTAAAACAGGCCTAGTAGCCGTGAGTTCTAATGTAGCCTACTGTAGGCCTACTGTAAGCTAGTTTGGCTTAGAGCCACGTGTTAGTAGCTCATGTGTAAGGCAGGCCTTACCTTTGGCTAAAGATGGGGTGTCATTCATTCCGTTTTTGTGCCAAAGGAGGGAGGGTAGCCtaaaaggaagggagaaaaagGAGCTCCGTAAAAAATTTGCTTAAGTACCATCTAGGCCTCAGAGCATTGCGTACGTTACATTGTATGTGGAATGCCTAGCCTCCTAAGGGGTTAGGCTAGGCTAATATCTACAAAAATAGTAGGATAACCTAGTAGCaatgtgttttttaattttatctaacaTGACCCCAAACATTTCAAATCCTAGTCAATAATTTTCATAACCTACTGTATTCCATTTCCAGATAGGCTAGCATAGAGGTTACCTCATAACTGTGTCTTACTGTTTTATCTATGAAGATATTTTGTTcctattttgtaaaatgttttaccCATTATCATGTTCAGGTGTTATTCTAGGCTACTGCCTATTCCCCACAGAATTTAATCAAGGATGAGACTACTGTTTTATGTCCTTTACCCTGAGTTATTTTTTACCAACTGTTCTGCGGTAATCTAGTCAATACAGCTGCAGCATAGGTTAGTGTTGTGTAACCAAAAAGTTAAACTTTTCTGGCTGTGCCGTTGAGGATTAGGTATGTGTGTGGTACCTGTACGTAAGAAAAAgaatggtatttctaagtaatagctcTGCACGAActgtatggaatggttccgcgaaCATAAAGGTCATTatggagccatatgttcaagaagggactggctaaggaGATATGTTGTAAAAgcaaccatactaacctaacgtacacTAACCTAATAGGCCATGTTACTTACTCGGGGGCCTCAGCCCCCCAGATCCCCCAGTAAAGGAAAccattttttatcaaaagttcccccataacactgcacatgtgcgatagcattccaggatggccagcatacaaaaaaattatcagttctaaggttaattacagtcgaccgacaaaaaataatggtaaattcttgataaacaaccaaaatacattaggaaaagtcaattttaaaggaaatacctgGCACAGAGCTAATGcttagttttactaaaattattttgtGGATATTGTAGGATATTTGGGCTACATGTGAATTGCACCTAAACATGGCTTTGTACAACACGTTAGCATGTCATATATGTAGGTTAATGGTAGTTATAATAAATGGGTAATTTCTTTAACATGCAATATTGTAGCACTACTGCTGTATATTGCTACTTGCCTAATGTTCAAAAGTTGTAGCAGATTTGTgagaatttaatataatttttccagtgTACAGTACACTTCAACTTACCTAGAGACATACTGTAGTGTTGCTTATCAATGATCACTAAAGGATAGCCTATACCAACTTTCAAGATATTGGACAGATCAAAgtgttaaaataaaacttgtagaaagtaaactgtatttacACTTGTATGAGTTGTAAAATGATATCGTATGAATTGTAAAATGTATTGTATCCGTTGTAAAATGTTTCTGTATCCAAAAAGATACTAGCAAAATTAGAATGagctttttatgtttatttgatatttagaGACTGGCTTCACTAacactgctgtttttttttttttttttttttttttaataatggcaAATGTCTCCTCTTCTGATAATGCCATACTCTCTTATTGAAGTAGAGGGAGGCAGACTTAACACACTTCACAACCCTTGGAATACAGAATAAGTTTATGCTTAATATATGAATTGAGTACTATGCATTGTTCCAAGATCTTAATCTGGAAACCCtccatgacaaataaaaaaattggaatgaTAGGTATATAGGCTACATGTGATACATATGAAGATGAGGAATTTGAGATACATTATTGGAAGGAGTCAGACTGATAGAAATGTAGACATGTATAGCAAGggaaaatttccattttgatGTTCATTGTAACAGATGAAACAGGAACTACAGTACTTCATTACAGTGCTCGGACAAATATGCAGTCAACTTGAATTTCAGAACTGTACAAACATCTTTGGGGCTTACTTTGATTTGGGTAAAGTAATCAGAATTTTGAGTTACGCAATATGCATTTCGTGTGGTTTTAGtaattcttttgtgtattttttttttaattcacttggAGGCATAATTATGCATGATTATCCACTGTAGATGGTTAATATACAATAGTAGATTCCAGACTTGTTACTCTAGAGAACCACATACACCAGTATGTGGTGTTAACATGCTGGCTTTAAAGAACATGAATTATAGGTATACTGAATAGatgatattttaagatttttgttgttgttgccaaAACTATGTTTTGGTTTACAGCagcataatttttatatagttgTTACATAGGCTGTACCATTTCAGACCTCAtagtcattttccttttcaaaccattttgAACACAGTGCATGCTGTGCATTTAGTATAGTTTCTGTTGTCTGTTTAGTTATAGGCTATGTCATATTTTGAATTCCTTTTCTTGCATGAGTATTCtcttttacaatgttttttttttataataaatgtataatactgtactgtaactacTATTGTAGTTCTTTTAAAAGTGTTAGTAGTatattctatttattgttttggaaatatataattccattgagatatttacaaatttctttgttcATATGTATAACATTCATGTTATCAGTTTTGCCATCGTTCAGGTATGTTTACATTTGAATTAGATTTCTTTATAGTTAAGAATTTAGGTGATAGATTCCCACTTTATGGTTCTTGCTTATATGCATTGGTATGGTTCTGTTTATTAGTATTCTAGAGCTAGGTGAACAATGTTAACCTTTTTATTAGTGAGAGCTTAATAAGTACAGAAGTACATGAAGCTAGTGATTAGTACACACTTAGCTTATCAGTACCTTTGTTTTTCTAGGATGGATGCTTTCTCCACAAACCACTATCCTGAAATCAGTAAGGCAGAATGATATTACCCAGAaacatagttattttttatcaAGTTCTCTCTTGACTAAAGTTTTGTAGCTCTGACTCATTGGTAGATGGTGAATGGTGAGGGGGAATAGACTGGACAAATTTACAAGTATCCATGTGTGAGAGCTTTTCCAATAAGAGACAATGGCACACTTCTGTATATTTACCATACTGTGACTTTGAATATCTTTGTAGAACTCTCCTTTGAATGATTTTACTGATAAGAAAGTCAAATATGAGTGAAGTGGTGGTTTAGTACTCAGGTGATAGCAGAGGTTTACTGTTAGAATTCCAGAAGGAACAAATCCAATAGTATTTGCTACATTCTCATGCTGTTTGTAATACATTATTGGACATTGCTGCCCCTCATGGCCAGTACAGTTTTCAGTCCCAGCTGCTAGTACCTCTTAAGTAAAACAGATCATtgatttaaaatactgtactacCTCCATAAACTCTG is part of the Macrobrachium rosenbergii isolate ZJJX-2024 chromosome 41, ASM4041242v1, whole genome shotgun sequence genome and encodes:
- the LOC136826639 gene encoding E3 ubiquitin-protein ligase RBBP6-like isoform X2; translation: MSVHYKFKSAVEYDTLPVDGLNISLGDLKEAIIQQKRLGKGQPYDLQITNAETKEVYTDEKTLIPKNSSLIVARVPIDPSQMKRPWENKDATALILANPSNLMNTEDAAEAAEIDRKIKEVTDLTRMEGSEQDKINAMVAQSTMDYHPSKYVKLRASKMTGIVPIGYKCYKCNKAGHWVTMCPLNNQDLRKSTGIPSMFLEEAKDPNAPGVMITQTGKLVRLRDMGGDNNTAKYIPPAERPAPPDELECQLCKEILKDAVLIPCCAVAYCDDCIRNHLLDSEEHVCPACGKEGVGPDTLIPNRYLRIKVQEFECGWLQREKKGDGSSDGGETLTSLPPHVLHPRVSPTPPHSPAHFPQSPARIRVSDKLMKSPASQTAASPVSERSPLRANIVEPVGNGDAEHNEKPVEENKGISNEIHDASSELEAPTEQEQEEPQPTVEEKENIEVNEGDTSIDEKQKKIRKKKGKRKSSRHDSEEEKEEKKRKKKERSHKSQDKKSSSGERKSKRHGGEVLKDVDLPDDKSDIWDSTNLDDSVSHETDEEKKRPRSKLMLKDVPSEAVVSSDWTGDRVENPVLNRSRSNSGEKNDIPLYDNIVPFNPHIPPPNFVKSPPQGYQYPVTSTYPQVLPPVPVTTDTSYSHYQVGLIADPLTEFQKHMREKDERDRKWRYSRSRSPSRTPSPNRRIGTSPLHVLPVHPSVHPPVLPDPHMLARPPMDYGMPRDYNRFPMGSLAHDQYQPQPPYHTAPGHWDQHARYNQGRPDNFKPNFRGRRGRGGFRQGENFDNRNQDYRYQDFRSQRMMDDRRGIQTASGWERESRPSFNTEIPRADRSNRHFEGERRRYGDATDCDESRSRRHDDHHAQNIYSDEEWRQSDEGRKREDDSERRRFEGRRGREERKDDSDDYDDFKRSRKDADSGKSYDRGYKDDDRSGRHERDSKPKSVSRRESPRDEDLHYRSKSYDSPGKNQKKSPVRERREKDNDRRDRDYDRRDREVDKRDKEDKRDREGDSRRDRDSDSRRDRDSDRRDWESDRRDRDSDKRSKESDRRDDRREREIGKQESDSKDYDRKDSYKREKDQDRKLRDGDRKDKEGDRRGRDLSKRDKDPLTKDKNDKSGEETKKEKSYVTRWDHGDIKHKPDRDIEKKSKSREREVTYGHEEKEHKRKSRRKEEKDEGHHGKEKCDGASENDSVSKLEKKKQDKKKRKKERRRASQASTEASQGEISGDEGEDKRKKKKRDKKRKAKGLSAEEGLEDVGDKAVSENLSGSDPKEPDNTGLSASSAEKESEAALHERSPDPKPSDESPTTHLPLPPLSKWERDEDLTLTPKGISENKAPEEEKKVTVDILKRAENTIFSGRGLASRKVFLDPQKQKEDEEQVRSPTPEWERSELREAKRRGPSIQITISSKTESQIGRPRGGRYQPSNPEHNDQKRYTLRSRRGSDLEKGEKQSRSQTQASIKSRRKSEKENSKEEKDNDNYNDKVDINSDYNSSEKKLNDDMSSPLMKDNEMNREPDSPHMSEAKTSEVNTCGNVDVKSEFHDSEVKQESITAHKGVKRPSSSSADELDVKRLKTEDNGDAVPLENNDFVPENSSNVNEKDTHALMDSEYPVLEENTTKEEVMNVVITNAPIRSVLSDPLTTLEQELEEGEIPSDFSGDEVPKEAVVDTPLELRGMVQSEMVEQPLKAAQLRYSPIRVPSPVEEESKSTEVLKVKEKAKKRKKRKRSSSSSSSNSSSSSSSSSSSEEEEIVKKKKKKKKKKKAAVLSESSDGESQRKHKKKKKDKKKKKKKSKKKSDK